From the genome of Solidesulfovibrio carbinolicus, one region includes:
- a CDS encoding HDOD domain-containing protein: MGKRNIDDITPGMTLGQAVCAPDGRVLAAAGTTLSEDHLRLMRAYGVRDADIAGQDGDPAADAAKAFTATAQRCRELLRRRFLALDRESAVGKTIFELAVSRAAGRVLDQGLSLDEVAASPALPCLAPERQLFDDAATDPAELVSGEVELATLPEVHVRLLNALGKDETGPAELAAIIGRDPSLTARLLRLVNSPVYGLRGPVDSISRAVTMVGQKELSTLVTGLAAVSAFSDIAPELCDMRMFWRHAAACGVYASLLARSVPGLAPDRGFVGGLLHDLGQLVILRKLPAAAGRALILSRVEGLPASEAETAVLGFDHAAVGRTLLAGWNFPPALIAMAGDHHRPDGAPGSRETALIHVADILAQAWDWPAFSGPPMPALDEPAWHSLGLSESVLVDVARDGDDAIAEIESVFFSGPTGRPH, encoded by the coding sequence GTGGGCAAACGCAACATCGACGACATCACCCCGGGCATGACCCTTGGACAGGCGGTCTGCGCCCCGGACGGCCGGGTCCTGGCCGCCGCCGGCACGACCCTGTCCGAGGACCATCTGCGCCTCATGCGGGCTTACGGCGTGCGCGACGCCGACATCGCCGGCCAGGACGGCGATCCGGCCGCCGATGCGGCCAAGGCCTTCACCGCCACGGCGCAGCGTTGCCGCGAGCTGCTGCGCCGCCGTTTCCTGGCCTTGGACCGGGAAAGCGCCGTGGGCAAGACCATCTTCGAGCTGGCCGTGTCCCGGGCCGCCGGCCGGGTCCTGGATCAGGGCCTCAGTCTGGACGAGGTCGCCGCTTCCCCGGCCCTGCCTTGCCTGGCCCCGGAACGCCAGCTTTTCGACGACGCCGCCACCGATCCGGCCGAGCTCGTCTCCGGCGAGGTAGAGCTGGCCACCCTGCCCGAAGTCCACGTCCGGCTCCTTAACGCTCTGGGCAAGGACGAGACCGGGCCGGCCGAACTGGCCGCCATCATCGGCCGCGACCCAAGCCTGACCGCCCGGCTGCTGCGCCTGGTCAACAGCCCGGTCTACGGGCTGCGCGGGCCGGTGGACTCCATCAGCCGGGCCGTGACCATGGTCGGCCAAAAAGAACTCTCCACCCTGGTGACCGGGCTGGCGGCCGTGTCGGCCTTTTCCGACATCGCCCCGGAACTGTGCGACATGCGCATGTTCTGGCGCCACGCCGCCGCCTGCGGCGTCTACGCCTCGCTCTTGGCCCGCTCCGTGCCGGGGTTGGCCCCGGACCGGGGGTTCGTGGGCGGGCTGCTCCACGACCTGGGGCAACTGGTCATTCTGCGCAAGCTGCCGGCCGCCGCCGGCCGGGCGCTGATTCTGTCGCGGGTGGAGGGGTTGCCGGCCAGCGAGGCCGAGACCGCCGTGCTGGGCTTTGACCATGCCGCCGTGGGCCGCACGCTCCTTGCCGGCTGGAATTTCCCGCCGGCCCTCATCGCCATGGCCGGCGACCACCACCGCCCCGACGGCGCGCCGGGCTCCCGAGAAACGGCGCTCATTCATGTGGCCGACATCCTGGCCCAGGCCTGGGACTGGCCGGCCTTTTCCGGTCCGCCCATGCCGGCCCTTGACGAACCGGCCTGGCACAGCCTCGGGCTGTCCGAATCCGTCCTGGTCGATGTGGCCAGGGACGGCGACGACGCCATCGCTGAAATCGAATCCGTGTTTTTCTCCGGCCCGACCGGCCGGCCGCACTAA
- a CDS encoding ribonuclease catalytic domain-containing protein: MALERYVGPGCLVEFMQGNQAQVAWVLEESSGRLRVYTLTHREEKMAMARVLPWMGPRYDGPRDRSAISEILASHQAKREAAAKAIAPLELWELAQGEVREESAEWFAGLVGEKPDVDAVAGMGRALLGCKTHFKFHAPKFEVYAAETVERRLTEAAAAEEREKVVVAGQAFFKELWHGWATGDRKKGAALAAKLDPEAAAKLAAMLRRLMADADDQESAVLWAMLRKGLPDHPLQAYILATQWGIVPPHYNYHLDQADYAAGDDWHAPYAAEIEARRAGLAALSREPEPIPFVSIDSPTTRDIDDAFFAETRPDGTIRLALALADPALDWDFGGPLDTAVAHRASSLYLPEGVSHMLPECLGTDLYSLRAGEVRPSLVMEWDFSPEGEIVGFAMRKTFVRVAENTTYAVVEAALDRGDAAPHLQLGWRVASWLRAKRLERGAVIIERPEPEISLSGYPDDVKIEMSVCPAYPKAQLLVSELMILGNAAAADYAVSHGAAMLFRTQDARLPPEVRGIHSDPPAIQRAVRELPPTLTEPDPRPHATLAAPAYAPVTSPLRRYADLINLAQLEALLRTGAPRWSRGELEARLPLLSSRIEAVGRVQRFRPRYWKLAFLQRHCKERTFEGVVVDVAGGFISLSLPDFQIYVRATRDTLGDTIYTGQRYALRLGRIDPLTNELRVFGAEEIPASLPDEQLFGEG, encoded by the coding sequence ATGGCGTTGGAACGCTACGTCGGCCCGGGGTGTCTGGTGGAGTTCATGCAGGGCAACCAGGCGCAGGTGGCCTGGGTGCTGGAAGAGTCTTCGGGTCGGCTGCGGGTGTATACGCTCACGCATCGCGAGGAAAAAATGGCCATGGCCCGGGTGCTGCCCTGGATGGGGCCGCGCTACGACGGCCCCCGCGACCGCAGCGCGATTTCCGAGATCCTGGCTAGCCATCAGGCCAAACGCGAGGCCGCGGCCAAGGCCATCGCTCCGCTGGAGCTGTGGGAACTGGCCCAGGGCGAGGTGCGCGAGGAATCGGCCGAATGGTTCGCCGGCCTTGTGGGCGAAAAACCCGACGTTGACGCCGTGGCCGGCATGGGCCGGGCGCTTCTTGGCTGCAAGACCCATTTCAAGTTCCACGCCCCCAAGTTCGAGGTCTATGCGGCCGAAACCGTGGAGCGCCGCCTCACCGAAGCCGCCGCCGCCGAGGAACGCGAAAAGGTGGTCGTGGCCGGCCAGGCCTTTTTCAAGGAACTCTGGCACGGCTGGGCCACGGGCGACCGCAAGAAGGGCGCGGCCCTGGCCGCCAAGCTCGATCCCGAGGCGGCAGCCAAGCTGGCCGCCATGCTGCGCCGGCTCATGGCCGACGCCGACGACCAGGAAAGCGCCGTGCTGTGGGCCATGCTGCGCAAGGGCCTGCCCGACCATCCCCTCCAGGCCTATATCCTGGCCACCCAGTGGGGCATCGTCCCGCCGCATTATAATTACCATCTCGACCAGGCCGACTACGCCGCCGGCGACGACTGGCACGCGCCCTACGCCGCCGAGATCGAGGCCCGCCGGGCCGGGCTGGCCGCGCTTTCCCGCGAGCCCGAACCCATCCCCTTTGTCAGCATCGATTCCCCCACCACCCGGGACATCGACGACGCCTTTTTCGCCGAGACCCGCCCCGATGGAACCATCCGGCTGGCCCTGGCCCTGGCCGATCCGGCCCTGGACTGGGACTTCGGCGGCCCCTTGGACACGGCCGTGGCTCACCGGGCTTCGAGCCTGTATCTGCCCGAGGGTGTGAGCCACATGCTGCCCGAGTGCCTGGGCACCGACCTCTACAGCCTGCGCGCCGGGGAAGTGCGGCCGTCGCTCGTCATGGAGTGGGACTTTTCCCCCGAAGGCGAGATCGTGGGCTTCGCCATGCGCAAGACCTTCGTCCGGGTGGCGGAAAACACCACCTACGCCGTGGTGGAAGCGGCCCTGGACCGGGGCGACGCCGCGCCCCATCTGCAACTCGGTTGGCGCGTGGCCTCCTGGCTGCGGGCCAAGCGCTTGGAGCGCGGAGCGGTCATCATCGAACGCCCCGAACCCGAGATCAGCCTGTCGGGCTACCCCGACGACGTCAAAATCGAGATGTCGGTCTGCCCGGCCTATCCCAAGGCCCAGCTCTTGGTCAGCGAACTCATGATCCTGGGCAACGCCGCCGCCGCCGACTATGCCGTGTCCCACGGCGCGGCCATGCTCTTTCGCACCCAGGACGCGCGCCTGCCGCCCGAGGTTCGCGGCATTCACAGCGATCCGCCGGCCATCCAGCGGGCCGTGCGCGAACTGCCCCCGACCCTGACCGAACCCGATCCCCGGCCCCACGCCACCCTGGCCGCGCCGGCCTATGCCCCGGTCACTTCGCCGCTTAGGCGCTATGCCGACCTCATCAACCTGGCCCAGCTCGAAGCTCTGCTGCGCACGGGCGCGCCGCGCTGGAGCCGGGGGGAACTCGAAGCCCGGTTGCCGCTGTTGTCTTCGCGCATCGAGGCCGTGGGCCGGGTGCAGCGTTTCCGGCCGCGCTACTGGAAGCTTGCTTTCCTGCAGCGCCATTGCAAGGAACGCACCTTCGAGGGCGTGGTGGTGGACGTGGCCGGCGGGTTCATCTCCCTGTCCCTGCCCGATTTCCAAATTTACGTCCGGGCCACCCGGGACACCTTGGGCGATACGATTTACACCGGCCAGCGGTATGCGCTACGCTTGGGGCGTATCGATCCGCTCACCAACGAACTGCGGGTGTTCGGCGCGGAAGAGATTCCGGCCAGCCTGCCCGACGAACAGCTTTTCGGAGAGGGCTAA
- a CDS encoding PAS domain S-box protein, translating to MTPPQHPFGQRIRQRRLERLATDPAFTLRRLAGRLGIQPSYLSRLERGAAPSLSEDNLQALARELGDEPDILLALAGKLPADVRQALLAAPGDLLPLVRGLVRNPALAPGSSAQLWQSYRESQHLARVGSFVRDLTTGQDSWSEEFFRIFGLPLDGPTPTFEEFMALVHPEDQPAVAAVRARLMTDDGPVQYAYRFRRGDGLWRHAKAVARCECGPDDRVRRIHGTVQDVTTERQALNDLRSVAQFPEANPNVVLRVARDGRLTYANQASAGLLETAGLAVGDLAPAPLAAAVGQALETGRETSLELPAGETIQRLTVVPDSSQAHANVYGRDVTVELALAKRVHELRREWAETQAQLNAVLEASHDGVVLVRADGRVLRGNAAMAQSLGRSDGPDALPGLHRNDVFGPDTATLVERDDLAVMAAGAPSLLPPPMQVIVSDGSTRSLQISRAPLRDADGRVAGFCAITRDITQWQYAAEALAESQARHQRFFDDAVLGVFHTTAEGRMLAVNPALARLFGYASPQAMLAEMGDDVSAGFAEPEKRREVVRRLAGKEGLLNFENVYRRRDGTTFIGALHARMTRTPSGERLIEGFVEDITERKRVAAELAASEERLKTHLRNFPLPSFTFAKRGRDLVLADANKAAEALFRGRASAMLGSSAEAVFADAPDVYLALWSALEGRRGDRRALALRPPGASEPGLFDMTFVFVAPDTVMLHAEEVTALAKMRESLQRTSDQLRSILDHVPCAVYFKDPAGRCIMVNRAVAEAFGLPDEPLANLPGGSIHEPETAARIAEDDRRILASGQAETFEENVLVRGRPRRFLTTKTPLHDEHGQPYALCGMSLDITERVELARVLEAERDTLRTILDHVPYAALLAANDGETLFLNRHFTALMGYSRHDIPHVAAWLPKAYPDPNLRARVEADWRACQGIDCRRIYPVRCGDGRSRWIEFRCAALGEGRMLITLNEADPRRAAHWLAPRTSD from the coding sequence ATGACGCCCCCGCAACACCCCTTTGGCCAACGCATCCGCCAACGCCGCCTGGAACGCCTGGCCACCGACCCGGCCTTCACCCTGCGCCGGCTGGCCGGACGCCTGGGCATCCAGCCCTCCTATTTAAGCCGCTTGGAGCGCGGGGCCGCCCCCAGCTTGTCCGAGGACAACCTCCAGGCCCTGGCCCGGGAACTGGGCGATGAACCCGACATCCTGCTGGCCCTGGCCGGCAAGCTTCCGGCCGATGTGCGCCAGGCCCTTCTGGCCGCGCCCGGCGACCTCCTGCCTCTGGTGCGGGGACTTGTGCGCAATCCCGCCCTGGCCCCCGGCTCATCGGCGCAGCTGTGGCAATCCTACCGCGAATCCCAGCATCTGGCCCGGGTGGGCAGCTTCGTGCGCGACCTGACCACCGGCCAGGACTCCTGGAGCGAGGAATTCTTCCGCATCTTCGGCCTGCCCCTGGACGGCCCCACGCCCACCTTCGAGGAGTTCATGGCCCTGGTCCATCCCGAGGACCAGCCGGCCGTGGCCGCGGTGCGCGCCCGGCTCATGACCGACGACGGGCCGGTGCAGTACGCCTACCGGTTCCGGCGCGGCGACGGGCTGTGGCGGCACGCCAAGGCCGTGGCCCGCTGCGAATGCGGCCCCGATGACCGGGTGCGGCGCATCCACGGCACGGTGCAGGACGTCACCACCGAACGCCAAGCCTTAAATGACCTGCGCAGCGTGGCCCAATTTCCCGAAGCCAACCCCAACGTCGTCTTGCGCGTGGCCCGCGACGGCCGCCTGACCTACGCCAACCAGGCCAGCGCCGGTCTGCTGGAGACCGCCGGCTTGGCCGTGGGCGACCTCGCGCCCGCCCCCCTGGCCGCCGCCGTGGGGCAAGCCCTGGAAACCGGCCGGGAGACCAGCCTGGAACTGCCCGCCGGCGAGACAATCCAGCGCCTGACCGTGGTCCCCGACAGCTCCCAGGCCCATGCCAATGTCTACGGCCGGGACGTGACCGTCGAGCTGGCCCTGGCCAAGCGTGTTCACGAACTGCGCCGGGAGTGGGCTGAAACCCAGGCCCAACTCAACGCCGTGCTCGAAGCCAGCCACGATGGCGTGGTCCTGGTGCGGGCCGATGGACGCGTGCTTCGTGGCAACGCGGCCATGGCCCAGTCCCTGGGCCGGTCGGACGGCCCGGACGCCCTGCCGGGGCTGCACCGAAACGACGTCTTCGGCCCGGACACCGCCACGCTGGTGGAACGCGACGATCTGGCCGTCATGGCGGCGGGCGCGCCAAGCCTCCTGCCGCCGCCCATGCAGGTCATCGTCAGCGACGGGTCCACCCGCTCTCTCCAGATTTCCCGCGCCCCCCTGCGCGACGCCGACGGCCGGGTGGCCGGCTTTTGCGCCATCACCCGGGACATCACCCAATGGCAATACGCCGCCGAGGCCCTGGCCGAATCCCAGGCCCGGCATCAGCGTTTTTTTGACGACGCGGTGCTCGGCGTCTTTCACACCACGGCCGAGGGTCGCATGTTGGCCGTCAATCCGGCCCTGGCCCGGCTTTTCGGCTACGCCTCTCCCCAAGCCATGCTGGCCGAGATGGGCGACGACGTCTCGGCCGGCTTCGCCGAGCCGGAAAAACGCCGTGAGGTGGTGCGGCGACTGGCCGGCAAGGAGGGGCTGCTCAACTTCGAAAACGTCTACCGTCGCCGCGACGGCACAACGTTTATCGGCGCGCTCCACGCCCGGATGACCAGGACCCCGTCGGGGGAACGCCTGATCGAAGGCTTTGTCGAGGACATCACCGAACGCAAACGGGTCGCGGCGGAACTGGCCGCCAGCGAGGAGCGCCTCAAGACCCATCTGCGCAACTTTCCCCTGCCAAGCTTCACCTTCGCCAAGCGCGGCCGCGACCTTGTGCTGGCCGACGCCAACAAGGCCGCCGAGGCGCTGTTTCGCGGCCGCGCCTCGGCCATGCTCGGGAGTTCGGCCGAGGCGGTCTTCGCCGACGCCCCGGACGTCTACCTGGCCTTGTGGAGCGCCTTGGAAGGCCGGCGCGGCGACCGGCGCGCCCTTGCCCTGCGCCCGCCCGGGGCGTCCGAGCCGGGGCTTTTCGACATGACCTTTGTTTTCGTGGCCCCGGACACGGTGATGCTCCACGCCGAGGAAGTGACGGCCCTGGCCAAAATGCGCGAAAGCCTGCAACGCACTTCGGACCAGCTGCGCTCCATCCTCGACCATGTGCCCTGCGCCGTCTATTTCAAGGATCCCGCCGGCCGCTGCATCATGGTCAACCGGGCCGTGGCCGAGGCTTTCGGCCTGCCCGACGAACCCCTGGCCAATCTGCCCGGCGGCTCCATCCACGAGCCGGAGACGGCGGCGCGCATCGCCGAAGACGACCGCCGCATCCTGGCCTCGGGCCAGGCCGAAACCTTTGAGGAAAACGTCCTGGTCCGAGGCCGGCCGCGCCGCTTCCTCACCACCAAGACACCGCTTCACGATGAGCACGGCCAACCCTACGCCCTGTGCGGCATGTCCCTGGACATCACCGAACGGGTGGAACTGGCCCGGGTGCTGGAAGCCGAACGCGACACCCTGCGCACCATCCTTGACCATGTGCCTTACGCCGCCCTGCTCGCCGCAAACGACGGGGAGACCTTGTTTCTCAACCGCCACTTCACGGCCTTGATGGGCTACAGCCGGCACGACATTCCCCATGTGGCGGCCTGGTTGCCCAAAGCCTACCCGGATCCGAACCTGCGCGCCCGGGTCGAGGCCGACTGGCGCGCCTGCCAGGGCATCGACTGCCGCAGAATCTATCCGGTGCGCTGCGGCGACGGCCGCTCGCGCTGGATCGAGTTTCGCTGCGCGGCCCTGGGCGAAGGCCGGATGCTCATCACCCTCAACGAAGCCGATCCCCGGCGGGCGGCGCACTGGCTCGCGCCCAGGACCTCGGACTGA
- a CDS encoding SGNH/GDSL hydrolase family protein has product MLHLLYVVLGLAAVNLAAGWLLARLPKGRGRTAGMGLLVAVDALALGLIVLELCMALFFAQSDGFNLTMSSRKWFERYWRPVNALGYRDVEPAPRKDGEKIVMVLGDSFAAGHGIDNPADRFGDGLARRLGQGWRVVNVAKIGWDSVDEYEAMASYPVTPDVVVLAYFVNDIYRAAEKSGHSLTFAVRFPQGTLTKSLVDHFALANFVYWRLARMGNLDDASAGFWDRLRGAYADKTVFAAHAAELDAIVFWCRERHIRLVALLIPSLSDVAGSAAMTARVAGYFGERGVDVLDLTPLIIDKKPGELVVNGVDSHANVGLNAVMADLLYRALAPASAN; this is encoded by the coding sequence ATGCTGCATCTTCTGTATGTCGTCCTGGGGCTGGCCGCCGTCAATCTGGCGGCCGGCTGGCTGCTCGCACGGCTGCCCAAGGGGCGCGGGCGCACGGCCGGCATGGGCCTGCTCGTGGCCGTGGACGCCCTGGCTTTAGGGCTTATTGTCCTGGAACTGTGCATGGCCCTGTTTTTTGCCCAGTCCGACGGCTTCAACCTCACCATGTCCAGCCGCAAGTGGTTTGAGCGCTACTGGCGGCCGGTCAATGCCCTGGGTTACCGCGACGTCGAGCCGGCCCCGCGCAAGGACGGCGAAAAGATCGTCATGGTCCTTGGTGATTCCTTTGCCGCCGGGCACGGCATCGACAACCCGGCCGACCGCTTCGGCGACGGGCTGGCCCGTCGCCTGGGCCAGGGCTGGCGGGTGGTCAACGTGGCCAAGATCGGCTGGGATTCGGTGGACGAATACGAGGCCATGGCCTCCTATCCGGTGACCCCGGACGTGGTGGTGCTGGCCTATTTCGTCAACGACATCTACCGCGCCGCCGAGAAATCGGGCCACTCCCTGACTTTTGCCGTGCGCTTTCCCCAGGGAACCCTCACTAAATCCCTGGTCGATCATTTCGCCCTGGCCAATTTCGTGTATTGGCGACTGGCCCGCATGGGCAATCTCGACGACGCCTCGGCCGGCTTCTGGGACCGGCTGCGCGGGGCCTACGCCGACAAGACGGTGTTCGCCGCCCACGCCGCCGAACTGGACGCCATTGTTTTCTGGTGTCGGGAGCGCCACATCCGTCTGGTGGCCTTGCTCATCCCCAGCCTGTCCGACGTGGCCGGCAGCGCCGCCATGACCGCCCGGGTAGCCGGCTATTTCGGCGAGCGGGGCGTGGACGTCCTGGATCTCACGCCGCTTATCATCGACAAAAAGCCCGGTGAGCTCGTGGTCAACGGCGTGGACAGCCACGCCAATGTCGGACTCAACGCCGTCATGGCCGATCTGCTCTACAGGGCTTTGGCCCCGGCGTCGGCCAACTGA
- a CDS encoding glycosyltransferase family 4 protein encodes MRKLRVLVNAVPLATVNTGIGRYLRCLYAAIERDYGRDFDIAYFDGKGVSSTPPQPPANLAGRSRLTSLLWKLPPAVGLTVRLARHWQREAVFYQAAKGYDLYHEAAFFPFRVPKNVATVFTIHDLSLITLPERHPAERVRYFNRYFHKRLPGVARYLAVSKYTKAEMVRLLRLDPERIRVTWNAHEPEVFRPVDGPLPAGLPERYFLFVGTNDPRKNLHVIPKALAAAGLDVPLVTAGWSGWSAERLDGTPPIELGYCDDATLAALYSKALALVYPSIYEGFGLPVLEAMACGCPAVTTRLTSLPEVAGEAGIYLDDPSDPAAMGQALARVAADAALRADASRLGLARAGLFSWAESAKRTVEEFEKSLE; translated from the coding sequence ATGAGAAAACTGCGCGTCCTCGTCAACGCCGTGCCCCTGGCCACGGTCAATACCGGCATCGGCCGCTACTTGCGCTGCCTCTACGCCGCCATCGAGCGCGACTACGGGCGCGACTTCGACATCGCCTACTTCGACGGCAAGGGCGTGTCGTCCACGCCCCCCCAGCCCCCGGCCAATCTGGCCGGCCGCTCGCGCCTGACGAGCCTTTTGTGGAAGCTCCCGCCCGCCGTCGGGCTGACCGTGCGCCTGGCCCGCCACTGGCAGCGCGAGGCCGTCTTCTACCAGGCCGCCAAGGGCTACGACCTCTACCACGAGGCCGCCTTTTTCCCCTTCCGCGTGCCGAAAAACGTGGCCACGGTTTTCACCATCCACGACCTGTCGCTCATCACGCTTCCCGAGCGCCACCCGGCCGAGCGTGTGCGCTATTTCAACCGCTATTTCCACAAGCGGCTGCCCGGCGTCGCGCGCTATCTGGCCGTCTCCAAATACACCAAGGCCGAGATGGTCCGGTTGCTGCGTCTCGACCCCGAGCGCATCCGCGTCACCTGGAACGCCCACGAACCCGAAGTGTTCCGCCCCGTGGACGGCCCCTTGCCGGCCGGCCTGCCCGAACGCTATTTTCTGTTCGTCGGCACCAACGACCCGCGCAAAAACCTCCACGTCATCCCCAAGGCCCTGGCCGCCGCCGGCCTGGACGTGCCGCTTGTCACCGCCGGCTGGAGCGGCTGGTCGGCCGAACGCCTGGACGGCACGCCGCCCATCGAACTCGGCTACTGCGACGACGCGACCCTGGCCGCACTCTATTCCAAGGCCCTGGCCCTGGTCTACCCGAGCATCTACGAAGGCTTCGGCCTGCCCGTGCTGGAAGCCATGGCCTGCGGCTGCCCGGCCGTCACCACCCGGTTGACCAGCCTGCCCGAAGTGGCCGGCGAGGCCGGCATCTACCTCGACGACCCGTCCGATCCGGCCGCCATGGGCCAGGCCCTGGCCCGGGTCGCCGCCGACGCGGCCTTGCGCGCCGATGCCTCCCGCCTGGGCCTGGCCCGGGCCGGGCTGTTCTCCTGGGCCGAATCGGCCAAGCGGACAGTGGAGGAGTTTGAGAAGAGCTTGGAATAA
- a CDS encoding glycosyltransferase, whose amino-acid sequence MSPRPLVLHDAFAFPGGGELVAVTLARAFEADMLTGRFDPAAFPDGYFAGRAPVSLEARARHPLAARLSLTLAMSLAFEGMPPVDTPLALHSGSLTLLGHGRIHGPQLLYCHTPPRILYDHRDFYLARQPAFRRPLWRLLAGRYRRRYEAAVRAMDAVVANSETVRRRIRDFLGLDAVVIHPPVDTAAYQYIRQEPFYLSTARVDVLKRVDRVVAAFAAMPDKKLVVVSGGSELDRVRAMARGCPNIDIRGWTEAAELRRLIGTAIATIYIPRDEDFGISPVESMAAGKPVIGVREGGLTETVVDGETGILLPPDPTPEDVAQAVRALGPAEALAMREACQRRAAAFDTTVFVDNMRKLARDVMAGHSDNGLKK is encoded by the coding sequence ATGTCCCCGCGCCCTCTCGTGCTCCATGACGCCTTTGCCTTTCCCGGCGGCGGGGAACTGGTGGCCGTGACCCTGGCCCGGGCCTTTGAGGCCGATATGCTGACGGGCCGGTTTGATCCGGCCGCCTTCCCGGACGGCTATTTCGCCGGCCGCGCCCCGGTCAGCCTTGAGGCCCGCGCCCGTCATCCCCTGGCCGCCAGGCTGTCCTTGACCCTGGCCATGTCCCTGGCTTTCGAGGGGATGCCGCCCGTGGACACGCCGCTCGCCCTGCACAGCGGTTCGCTCACGCTCCTCGGTCACGGCCGGATCCACGGACCGCAGCTGCTCTATTGTCACACGCCGCCGCGCATCCTCTACGACCACCGCGACTTCTACCTCGCCCGCCAACCAGCGTTTCGCCGGCCGTTGTGGCGGCTTTTGGCTGGCCGCTACCGCCGCCGCTACGAAGCGGCCGTGCGGGCCATGGACGCCGTGGTCGCCAACTCCGAGACCGTGCGCCGGCGCATCCGCGATTTCCTGGGCCTGGACGCCGTCGTCATCCATCCGCCCGTGGACACGGCCGCCTATCAATATATAAGGCAGGAGCCGTTCTACCTGTCCACGGCCCGGGTGGACGTGCTCAAGCGCGTGGACCGCGTGGTGGCCGCCTTTGCCGCCATGCCGGACAAGAAACTCGTGGTGGTTTCGGGCGGGTCGGAGCTCGACCGGGTGCGGGCCATGGCGCGCGGGTGCCCCAACATCGACATCCGCGGCTGGACCGAGGCGGCCGAACTGCGCCGGCTCATCGGCACGGCCATCGCCACCATCTACATCCCGCGCGACGAGGATTTCGGCATCTCGCCGGTGGAATCCATGGCCGCCGGCAAGCCGGTCATCGGCGTGCGCGAGGGCGGGCTGACCGAAACCGTGGTGGACGGCGAGACGGGCATTCTGCTGCCGCCGGACCCCACGCCCGAGGACGTGGCCCAGGCCGTGCGCGCCCTGGGGCCGGCCGAGGCCCTGGCCATGCGCGAAGCCTGCCAGCGTCGGGCGGCGGCCTTTGACACGACGGTCTTCGTGGACAACATGCGCAAGCTGGCCCGGGACGTGATGGCGGGACACTCTGACAATGGTTTGAAAAAATGA
- the plsY gene encoding glycerol-3-phosphate 1-O-acyltransferase PlsY, with the protein MAATAFLVLTYLLGAFPFGLVVALVGRGIDPRLAGSRNTGATNVSRLCGTKLGVLTLVLDLAKGLVPVLCARAMTDSPVFLSMVAVAAVVGHMYSVFLYGKGGKGVATTIGVFLGAAPIPALLSVAACVAVIRVSGYVSAGSLTLAVALPILCAWFGPVFLVPAAAIIGGLVIHKHRENIARLRSGQEKSWRKDRAKAA; encoded by the coding sequence ATGGCGGCGACAGCGTTTCTTGTCCTGACCTATCTGCTGGGGGCGTTCCCTTTCGGGCTGGTGGTGGCCCTGGTCGGGCGCGGCATCGATCCGCGCTTGGCCGGCAGCCGCAACACCGGGGCCACCAACGTCTCGCGCCTGTGCGGCACGAAGCTTGGGGTGCTCACCCTGGTGCTTGATCTGGCCAAGGGTCTGGTCCCGGTGCTGTGCGCCCGGGCCATGACCGACTCGCCGGTGTTTCTGAGCATGGTGGCCGTGGCCGCCGTGGTCGGGCACATGTATTCGGTGTTCCTCTACGGCAAGGGCGGCAAGGGCGTGGCCACAACTATTGGCGTCTTTCTCGGCGCGGCCCCCATCCCGGCGCTGTTGTCCGTGGCTGCCTGCGTGGCCGTCATCCGGGTGTCGGGCTATGTCTCGGCCGGTTCCCTGACCCTGGCCGTGGCCTTGCCGATCCTGTGCGCTTGGTTCGGACCGGTTTTCCTGGTCCCTGCGGCGGCGATCATCGGGGGGCTGGTCATCCACAAGCACCGGGAAAACATCGCCCGGCTCAGAAGCGGCCAGGAGAAATCCTGGCGCAAGGACCGGGCCAAGGCCGCCTGA